The genomic DNA GTCTCCGTTTTGCAGTCCGTGCAAAAAGAAATAGAGGGCGTGCTCGGAGGAATTTCGATAGTCCGTTAGCTCTGTCGATGTCCAGAAGAAAGCTTCGTTGCCGATGCCGCAATAAATGTTGTCTTCGTTCCCTGTATGGTAACTGCAGTCAAAGTCTCTCATTTCTTTTTCGGCCCTTGCGCCGGCGGCGAGCCCCGCAAAGCCAAACCTGTCAACATATTTGATATCGTATTCTTCGTTTGGGATCCAGCTGTATCTTGCCCTCAGGCTTGCGCTTGCACCTTCATTACCGTTGTGCAAATCGGCATAGTCGATCATCTCGTTCCATTCTTTTTCACTGGGGATGTGCCAACCTTTGGGACATATTCCCTGATGTTTCTTCTTGATTTTCTCGCTATAGATGGCGCTCAATTTGTTATAGGCAGTATCAAGTTGCATAGCAACAGTCCATGGGTAAAGTCTGCCGTAAATAGCGCAGGAGTCAGGCTCGTCGTTGTAGCAGTAGCTTGAATCCGCGGCGAAGTTCAGGTTCTCTGCAAACCACCAGCGGTTACCGATTTTTACGGTTCTGTACGTTTTCCCGTCACGGACATCTACGATGGAATCATATTCAATATTTGCAGAGTCAAATATCTCTTCAGATTCTTCCTCAGCGGTGGAACTTGACCGGTAATAGTCATTATTGCTGCAGCCGCACAAAACGGCAAGGGCGAATACAATGACAAAGAACATCATGGTTCCCCCTCGAAAAATAGCGAATCGCCCCGCTGGTTTACGACAATTACCGAATTCCCCACATCCTTTATTCTGTAAGTCGGTAGTTGCGATTTCAGCATGCCATCATGTATCGCGTAAAAGTCCTCCGAAATCTTGAGATAGTGCGCCGCAAAGGAGATGTCCTTGTGCAAGTCAAAATTGCAGTTTTCAAATTCCAAGGTATCCAAGTCCTGTTTTTCGCCGTTTACGATGGCAAGGGCACAAGCGTACGAGTATTCATCGAGCCGTAGTGCATTCACGCAATAGAAGTTTCCATCAATAGAATCCATAGCAAGGCAGCTTTCGGTCCAGCGAGGAAGTCCCTTGAAAGACAACTCCTCAGGCAAAAGATCTTCGGGTATTGAGTTTTTCTTGCCAACCTTTTGGGAACGTAGGCTTGCAGAATAATAGTAAGTCGAGATGATATTGCTAAACGTCTCTCCATCATCGTAATTCATAAAATGACTGCAGTGAATTACTCCACTTTCCCAGTGGCGAACTTCAACAACCATGGTCGTGTCATCTATCAAACCCTTATAGCGCCATGTGTAGCCCTTGTCAGTCACCTCGTAGGTGTCGATGCCGCACCCAACTAGCACTACACAGGGTATTGCGCATATCATCGTAAAAATGAATCGCCAAAAAATCATTGATTTCTCCTAGTCATCATTCAATGGTGGCAAATCCGGATACCCGACGCAAAGTTTGGAGCCGTCATCATAAATTTCGTAAGAGGAGTCGGAATATTCTGCACATCGAGTCCTAATATACCAGGGGCGATATTCCTCGTCATTGGCCAGAACTCGACTATTGTTTTTGCAGATATACTGAACGCCTTTATAGCTTATAAATTGGATGTCCATGCAGGGGGGAGTCTCTGAAGTGTATTCGGTAAGCCTTTCGGCTGGCACGAATTTCCATTCCCAACTGGACGCAACGCCAAATGAAAGGAATTCCTCGGAGAATGTGCACCAGAAATACTCCCCGTCTACCTGAATGACTTCGTTTTTGTTGTCCTTGTCGCAGGAAAGCCCGTAGTATTCAAGGCGCCCTACAGAGTGCCACTTGTTTTCTTCGCAGAGGTAGTAATGCGAAGAAATCCTGAGCGAATCCCCCGTTGTGCAGGAATCGCCCCCGAAGTAATCAATTTCAGAGATGCCTTCCCAACGGCCGTCTTGGCATTGGTAATACCCGTCCCTGAAAATGACTTTTTCCTTTTCATTTTCCTCGATGCAGTCACCGTGTTCGTGGTAGAAATAAGCCTCGAAATCATCCTGCTTTTGGGTGACGAGGGGGATGGTATCTGTCCAGCGGATAGAAATACCATAGCCGTGGCACTTGAACAAATGATCATGATAGACGCGGGATTTGTTGCGCATGGAGTCGTTGCATTCGCCGAACAGGAACTTGATTGCTGTTTTGTCATCAGCCGGAATCCAGTTCATGGCTTTGTCGGAGCAAGCGTATACGGTGTCTCCTGCTTGCGCTATATCCGTGTAGCCGTGATAACAGGGGCCAAAAGCTAAATCCAGGGAGTCCATCGGTTTCCAGAACATGATGGAATCTTTGCGCATGTCGCAGACAAATTGTTGCTGCTTCAGTTTGCTTTGTTCCGTTGCAACCTTAGCTCGTTTTCCGAGGCTGTCGCATGCCGAAAGGCCGTAGCCGTCTTTCCATAAGTTTGAAAAGAAGACGAAACTCGTGCTGTCTGTCTTGATGACATCTGCATAGCGATTAACGAGTACCTCGTCGACAATCATGAGGCTGTCAAAGAATTCGCTGCCGAACGTATTGCGTTCCAATGACTCCGACATCTTTTTGAATGCTCCGGCAAACGCCGAGTCGGAATTGCCGAAACTCGCGAGTAAATAGGGCATAAGGCGCAACGCATCAAACTTAATGCTGTCGGATTCAAAATCTATTCCCTCTTGCCACACCATGCCGAACATCCTGAAAATTTCGCGCGAGGCCTTTTTCTTTGCGTTGCCTAGATAAAAACCTTCGTTTTGAACTAGGTCCTTGACGCGGTTGCTTTCTAGCGCACCGAGCAGGTTAACAGCGGGAGTGGGATAACGACCAAAATCGACATATTCCTCGAATGTCAGCTCCTTTGCATCGGGCGAGTCGCTGCGCGTGCAGGTGAATGTAAGTTTTGCAAAGGTGGTGGGGTACTCGCAGGAATCGGAGGTAAAGGTGTAACCAAGTGAGCCGTTCTTGCTGATGGTGGCCTCAATGACCTCGGCTTCTTCGAGGTTCTGCTTGAGAGCGGTAATGGTGAGCGATTTCGGAATGAGCGGCGCCTCTAGCGAGAATTTTCCCGACAGGGCGGTGAAAACTCCCGACGAATCGCAGGGGACGCTCCCCCTGCTTGAATCGTGGTCCTCGTAATCGGAATAGTCATAGGTATGGTCATAACAGCCCGCAACAAACAGTGCGGTTAAAACAACCGATACCGCAAACCATTTACGACTAAAATGCTCCATCCTAACCCTTTTTTGTGATTCCATTCATCTTTGTAGAATAAGATAATTTATTTACCCTATTCAAACAACATAAAAATGGAAATAGATGATGAAGCGTTTATTTTGAGGGATAACTTGAATTCAAGCGCATCAATCCTTCAAGCACCGAATACTATAGATACCGTACAAATCACAAATCCAAAGGAGTACGTAATCGTCTATTCCGGAGCCTTCCCAACAAGACATGTAATTCGAATTTCTTGAAGAGGTCCAATAACGAGCGCCCCAACTTTGTACAGAGAAAATCCAAGAGCCAGTATCGTCACGTACCGCGCCGCCAGAAGGAAGCACGGTAAATCCCGACTCATTCGTAAAATCCCTTTTGGCTTTCCTCAGCCCACGCTCTTCCATATTATCCCACTTATACGGACTCAAAAGATACTTTGCCACGTAAATCAAATTGCCATCTACTTCAGCACTGTATTTTTCGGCAAAGTAACGTTCCAATTCAACATAGTCGGAATCAGTAGGCATGTGATAACCCGCGGGGCAAATTCCCCTCACATGGTTCTTGTTATCAATGTAGTCTGCCGACAAATCGCAAGCCGAAGAATCCTGCGGGCATTCTTCCAAGGTTTTGCCCACCGCCACATGCCACGGATAAAGCCTTCCGTACACATCGCAATTCAAAGAATCGTTGTTTAAACAATAGCTTGAATCTGTGGCATAGTTCAAGTTTTGCGCCATCCAAACTTGACTACCCAATTTCAAGGTGCGGTACACGTGATTGTCGCGTTCATCAAGCAATTCACCGTATTCCACATCCGGATTCAACAGGCTCACATCCTGGCACTTGTACTTTGTGCAATCATACAGCTTAGAGGGAATCTTTGCCGGTACAAAAAATTCAGACAAAGTATAATCAGAAACAGAATCCTTTCCTATATACAGCTTTGTCAATTCTACGATATTGACATTCTGATATTCATCTTCCACCCTCATGCGAATCTGGTAATAATCCGTATCGCCCCAGTCAAAATCTTTAAGAGTTGTATCCAAGACATTCAGCAAGTAATTAGTCGTATCGCTTTTCAAGATAACGGAATCAGAATAAATCGTCTCGTATTTATCTTTATCATATTCGGCGGCCTCCAAATAAACCTTCGCAATCCTTTCTGCACCGTACACGGGCTGAATCAAGTCAAAAGAGAATTTGAACTGGGTCATGTATTTGTCGCTGACCCTATAAATCGAAGCCTTGTAATCCTTCGGCACATTCACAATTTCTGGAGCACTGTGGTCGACAACGAATGTAGTATCTTTGACCGCTCCAATAAGCCCCTTTCGGACATTCAAATTTTCATCGATGGCCCAAGCCAGTTTTTGATCAATCGTGCTATCTGCACCATCGGTCATCAACAATTTCAGATACATGCTCGTGTCAGGCGCCACAATACCGGAAACCGCCATAAAGCGCAAGGTGTACCGGCCTTCAGGCAACACACCCCAAAGCGAATCCACGGAATACAAAAGCCACGGGGTAAAAGTATCGGGCTTGTAGAATTGCTTTACGGTATCGCCTTTAGAATTCATCAACATCATCTTGTAGATATGCTCGCGGAAACGGCAACCATCGCAAAACACCTCTACATTCTTATGTTCTTCGGTAAAGTCAAGATTCCAAGCAATCTTGTCAAACGTGCGAGTCAATAAAAATACAACATCGTAAGGCTTGCCGTATAATTCCAACACTGCCTTATAATAGCCATCAGCCAGTTTAAACTTTTTGTCCAGTTCTGCCAGGTTATAACTCAGGTGCCATACGCGCGAATTAACCGTATCCTGCACCACCTTCACTTTAAACGAGCCGACTTCCTTGTACGATGCAGGAACACCGAGTGTCCTGTATTTTCCTTCAACGGATTCATCGTAATACAAGGTCCCCGTTTCAAGCTCAATTTTCTTGTCACAGCTAATGGTGTTGACTTTTGCCGTAAAATCAAAATCAAGATCCGCGATATAGGAATCGTTCAAGGGCCAAATCAGACTCAATACAGGAGGCACACTACAAGGAGTCTCGTACACCAACGCACTGCTGCTCGAACTGGATTCGCTGCTGCTCGATTCTTCCGGTGCGCTGGAGCTGTTATCGTCTCCGCATGCGCACAAGCCAACACAAAACGCAATGGTCAGCATGCAATCAAATAAAAAAGAATGATTCTTCATTTTTCCCCTAACATATTGAATTTGTATAAAAATATATAAAAAACGGCCCGGATAATTCCGGGTCGCGATTTATATTCTGGTTTGAGATCCTTCGCCCGTTCAGGGCTCAGGATGACGCCGGAGGCGTCACTTCACGAACGCGCCGTAGATGGCCTTGATGGCCTTCTCGGTATCGGCTTCGTCAACACCGGTGATGATGTTGATCTGCGAAGAACCCTGGTCAATAATGCGGACGTTGACCTTGTTGTCTGCGAGAGCCGTGAAGAGCTTTGCAGCCACACCGATCTTGTTCGTCATGCCATGACCCACGGTAGCGATGAGTGCGATACCCGGGAACACCTTGATACGGTCGGGGCGCATCTGCTGCGTGATGTCTTCGAGAACCACGTCCTGCACGGCGTCGAGAGCCTTGCTATCCACCACGATGCTCATGGAGTCGATGGCGCTCGGGCACAGTTCGTAGGAGAGGCCTTCACTTTCGAGCACGGCGAGCACACGGCGACCGAAACCGACTTCCTTGTTCATCATGGACTTTTCGATGTAGATCATCGAGAAGCCCTTACGGCCGGCAACGCCCGTAATCGGGAGCTTTGCTTCTTCCGGAGTGGGGCCGATGATGGTACCCGGATCCTGCGGGCGGTTCGTGTTGCGGATATTGATAGGAATCTTCTTGGCGCGGCACGGAGCGATAGATTCGTCGTGGAGCACAGAAGCGCCGGAATAAGCGAGTTCGCGGATTTCGCGGTAGCTCACGTATTCAATCGGCAGCGGATTTTCGACGATGCGCGGGTCAGCCATGAGCATGCCCGAAACGTCGGTCCAGTTTTCATACTTGGCAGCATCAATGCCATTGGCAAGGATAGCGCCCGTGATGTCGGAACCGCCACGGCTGAAGGTCTTGACTTCGCCACGGAGGTTGCTACCATAAAAGCCCGGCAGCACGTAAAGCTGGTTTTCGTCGGACAAGGTCTTCGCGATGTCTTCGTAAGTCTTCGGCGTAATGCGATACTTGTCGTCGAAGGTGATCAGCGGGAAGGTGTCCACGAAGTTTGCACCCAGGTACTTGGCCATGAGGCGGGCGCAAAGGAATTCGCCGCGGCTCACCAAGAAGTCGGTGCTGATGGTTTCAGGATGGTTCTTGAGCTTGTCTTCGAGGCTGTCGAGATCTTCGGAAAGCTTGTCGCCGAGGCCCAGGTCCTTGCAGATTTCGTCGTAGCGCTGGCGGATCAGGTTCCACGGGGTCGAAAAGTCGAGACCCTTGCTAGCGAGGTCATAGGTGCTGTAGAGGAGGTCGGTAAGCTTGGTTTCCTTAGGATTGCGCTTGCCGGGGGCGGAAACGACGATGACCTTACGGTTCTTGTCGGATTCAACGATGGCCTTGATCTTCTTGAACTGGCCTGCATCGGCGACAGAGCTGCCGCCGAACTTACATACGATTCTTTGACTCATTTTTTCCTTTTGGGCCACCAAACCTCTCAGCTTCGAGCGCAATCGCTTTCCTCGCGACCGTCGTGCCCAAGCCTACCCATCTGGCCAGCCACTTTTGGTTTACGGCGCCCTCTAAAAATTCATTTTCAAAAATTTGGCTGCGACTCATCGTGCAGTTTCGTCTCTCGAAGTGGTAAAGACTTCCAGTATTCACCACTTCTCGTTCCTGCCTGCACTCGGTCTCGCTCAAATTTTCTTCATCAAAGCAATTTTTAGCGGTCGCCTTTGTGTCTATGTCTGCGACGGTGTTTTTTACCGTTGCGAGCGCAAAGATAAAAATTTTGAATTTTTGTTGCAAGGGGGAGGTCTCCCCCTCGGTGGCACGTTGTTGCCACCTACCCCCTCTGCGGGAGCACCCGCAACGCCCCGTTATGTAAAATTCTGGGCGCGAATGTAAAATATTCGCACTGTCGCTCACAAAAGCCTCAAAAAAAGCGTGTATAGTAAGAGGCTTTATGAACAGACACGAATCCATGTTACGTATCGCGGCAAGCTCCGACATCTCGGTGCTCTTGCTGGGGGAATCGGGCAGCGGCAAAGAGGTTGCCGCCCGCTTCGTGCACGCTCACAGCAAGCGGGCGGGCGGGCCCTTTATCGCCCTCAATTGCGGGGCGATTGCGAAGGGACTCACCGAAAGCATTCTAGAAGGCCACCGCAAGGGGGCATTCACCGGCGCCTCCGAGGAGCGCCTGGGAGTGGTCCGCTCAGCGGAACACGGCACGCTGTTTCTAGATGAAATTGGCGAGATGCCGTTTGAAACCCAGTGCAAGCTGTTGCGCATTCTGCAAGAGCGCTCCGTAATGCCACTCGGCAGCTGCGACCCCCTGCCTGTAGACTTCCGCCTGATTTGCGCCACCAACCGCAACTTGCGCGCCGAGGTGCATGCAGGCCGATTCCGCGAAGACCTTTACTTTAGACTAAATGTGTTCCCCGTAAAAATCCCGCCACTTAGGGAGCGCGAAGACTTTGCCGCAATCGCTCAAGAAATCTGGAAAGAAATCGCCGACCACAATCCGCTTAATGCAAGCGAAATCACATTGCTTTCCAAGCGCAAATGGCCTGGCAACGTACGCCAACTCAAGAATGTACTGCAGCGCTATTCGCTTTTAAAGCCCTACGACATCACCCTGCCTAAGCTACTCGACGAAGAATTTTTCGAGCCAATATTCAGCAGCAGCGTCGCCGAACCGACCAGACTTTACAACGTAAAATCCAGACGCATCACCGAAACGCCCGAATGGGAATTAATTTATTCGGAACTTTCCAAGAACAACGGCAACAGGAGCATCACCGCACAAAAACTAGGCATCAGCCGCGGCTGCCTAAATTACCATATTAAGAAACACCAGAGCTAAAAAACTTGGTGATTAATTAGAATCGAATTCCAAGCGTCAGGTAATGATACCCGCCGTCAAAGGCCTTCTTGGGGCTGTAGGCGTAGTCGAAATGCGCCATACCGATGGCAACACCAAGGCCCGCACTGATTCCGTCTTCGGTGTCGGGGCGCGCCGCGTAACCCATACGGAATGCGAGCATTTCAGCGTAAGTCAGTTCGCCCCCGAATCGCCACTCGGGGTCAGCCATGTCGGCGCGGCGGTAAGCGTCGGCAGACATATGCAAATTCCACTGGCTTTCCAAATTAAAGAGTTTTGAAATCGGCAAGATTCCTGTAATGCCTGCCTGCAAAGCCATCGGGGCGGTTTCGCTTTCGCCATCGTAGTCGCCCATGTAGCCAAAATTCGTAAGCGTCGCGCCAAAGGCAAAGTATTCATTCACATGGTAGGCGCCACCGATGTCGCCCAAGAACGCAAGCGCCGATTCGTCATCAATGGTCTGCTGGCACAAGCGTGCCGACAGCGCCCAGTTGAAAACCTTGCTGCGGTTACCGAGGCCCGCCTGCAATGACCAAGCGTAGGCACCATAATCCGACGTCTTAAAGCCTTCTTCGTCGCGGCCTTCAATACCATCGTAACCCAAAAATTCAAAACCAGCCGACACCGTGAGCGGGAATTTCCAGAACTCAAACGGAAGCGCGAAATACGCCGTCGTAAAATCGTCAGCCGTCATTTCCGGGAAAATAACATGGTTTATGCCCGCCTCGGCTTCTTGAACAGTTGCCATGGCCAGCGGGTTACGCGAAATTTCAGAAGCATTCGCCGCATCGGCAACACCCGCACCCGAAAGGCCGGCAGTCCTAGCCGAAGCATGCATCGAAAGATACTTCATCGATACCCCGCCGGCATCTACATTCCAATGCTCCCCGGCAAAAGCAAGGGAACATGCAACAAGACTTATAGCGAGGATCTTCTTATTCATGCCCTACAAGATACAAAATTTCAGGATTATTTATTCATCAATCGCTTTAAACAGGTTTCTCATACACTAGAAAATATTGTACTTATTGTTGCCATCCCAGCTGCGGGTATTGCCATAGCGCCAATGGATCATGTTGTATAAAGTAAAAACCCCGCGAACTTTCGCGGGGTTTTCAGCTAAACTTAAGGTCGATTATTCCACATCGCAACCGGCGCTCGGATTCTGCCAGCCGTTTTCCGGAGGAGCTTCGCCCGCCTTCCAGCAATGGAGCGTATCGAGCACGTCTCCTTCCTTGAAAGTGGACCAGTCCGTCACCTTCTTGAAGTTGTTTTCTAGAGAGGTGTTGTATCGGCTCATGTAATGGTCAATCAAGTACTGCGGGCATTCCACTTCTTCGATGTAGTAGGTCGGATTGTCTGCGGCCATGTACCAGTCGGCAAACCAGTGGCAACCGCGCAACAGGTTCGGGAGGCCGGCATCGCCGAAGGCCGCATCGCACATACCCTTGATACAAGTCTGGTATTCAACGAGAGTAGCGTCGTAGCCGAGCTGGTTCTGACATTCGGTCAAGAATCCGCCAAAGCCTGCACCCCAGTTAAAGTCGCTGCCTTTTTTCACCTGAGTTGTAAGAGCGTCAAAGGCGCCCACGCCACCGCCCGGAACCATCAAGTCGAACTGACCCGCCGGAAGATTAGGATTGCCGCCAGCCACATCCATACCGATGTTAGAGGCCATCACGATCATGTGCTTGCCCTTGAGAGCCTTGTGGGTTTCCCTGGGCGGGTTGTTTTCCATCTCGTTCGCGAAATGGCCATCGTACTGCAGGTGATAGCACTTGCCGCACTTGCTGTCGGCAGTGCCCGCAACGTATGCATAAGAAAGCGTGTCGTTCACGGCAATAGGCGCCATGTCGGTGCAGGTGAACACGCCCTTTTCCTTTTCGTCGCCGCAAGCGCTTCGGGTTCCGTTGTAACCGAACCAGGCCTTCGATACGTCACCCAAGGTAAAGGTAGGGACTTCGACATCGTGGATGTTGCAGTTACGCGCAGTGCCAAAGTCGGCAAGGAACGCCTCGTTGGAAGACGTATCTGCACGAGTTGTATCGTTAGAGCTTTCCTTAAGCCAAGAGCAATGCGGTTTGCAGGCATCCCAATAACGGGTATTCCAGCCGCGCTTTGCCGTAGCGCTAATGTCCTTGGTGTATTCGGCCGGAGGCGCACCGTAAGATTCAAGGGTCGGGAACCCGTCGGGGCCAAGTTCCGGGTTCGTATTTCCGGAACTGCTGCTGACCACAGGGTCAGTGCCCGTGCTCGACGTCGGATTCGTCGGATCAGTCGGGTTCGTGCCGCCTGCAGACGATGTCGGATCCGTAATGCCAGCGCTAGAATTCGGGTTCGTGCCACCCGCAGAAGATGTCGGGTTCTGCACATTGCCAGGATCCTGCGTGTTGCCCGGATTGCTCGGGTCAGTCACGCTACCCGAAGAATACGGATTGTCGACACCTGCACCCGGGTCCAAAATCGGATCGGTGGCGTTGTTCGAAGTGGCATCGTCACCGCAAGCGCAAATCATAGCGACAGCACTTGCAGCAATCAGACTCTTGAATAACTTACGATTCATAAAACCTCTTACAGTGCGCAAGACTAGTAAGTCTTGGCCTTGTCAGCAGCCAACTGTTCCGGATTGCAGTATTCGCCCTGTGCATTGGGAGTTTTGCTGCAAGCATCCGTAGTGATAAAGTCACCGCCCTGGTATTTGGACCAGTCAGACTGGAACAAGATCTTGGTTTCAATAGAAGTGCTGATGGTGGTAGAATACTTGTCAATCAAGTACTGCGGGCATTCGACTTCTTCCCACTGGTAGGTCGGATTGTCGGCAGCCATAAACCAATCGGCAAACCAGTGGCAACCACGAAGCAGGTTCGGATAGTTGGAGTCGCCAAAGGCAGCATCACACATTTCCTTGACGCAGGTCTGGTAGCAATCCAGCGATCCATCGTAACCGCACTTGTCGTTGTTCTGGCAGTAAGTCAAGAAGCCGCCATAAGTAGCGCCCCATTCAATGCCGGGCTTGGTAATCTGAAGCTGCAAGGCATTAAAGATACCTGGACCACCGCCCGGTACCATCAAGTCAAACTGACCAGGCTTCACGTCATGACCAATGTTAGATGCCATCACGATGATATGCTTGCCCTTAAGAGCCTTGTGTGTTGCCTTGGCGCCATTGCTCTCACTAGCATCATGGAAGGAACCGTCATACTGCAAATGGAAACATTTACCGCACGAAGTTGTCGCATCGCTACCGGCAACGAAGGCGTATGCCAAAGTATCATTTACAGCCACAGGAGCCATGTCGGTACAAGTGAAACCACCACCAGATGCGGGGTCCGCTTCCTGACATGCGTTCGGGGTATTCTGGATACCTACCCAATAACGTTCCAGGCCCTTGCTATAAGTGAACGTCGGAATTTCAATATCGTGAATATTGCAAACACGGGCCGTGTAGTGGCTGGCCTCGTATTCTGCCTGAGTATTAATTTTAGGCTTGCCTTCTTCACCATCGGTACTCGTCTGAGAGCAGTGGGGCTTACAGGCATCCCAATAACGGGTATTCCAGCCGCTAGTACCATTGCCAAGAATGTTCTTGAGTGTAGGCACAGGATACAGCTTGATATCTTCTTCGGGGTTGCCAGTCGTCTTGGCCGGTTCTGCGTTGCTAGAGCTGCTTTCGACAGGTTCAATGCCCGCGCTAGAAGTCGGGTCGGTCGGATTCGTGCCACCTGCAGAAGATGTCGGATCGGTCGGGTTCGTACCGCCCGCAGACGACGT from Fibrobacter sp. UWB10 includes the following:
- a CDS encoding FISUMP domain-containing protein — encoded protein: MMFFVIVFALAVLCGCSNNDYYRSSSTAEEESEEIFDSANIEYDSIVDVRDGKTYRTVKIGNRWWFAENLNFAADSSYCYNDEPDSCAIYGRLYPWTVAMQLDTAYNKLSAIYSEKIKKKHQGICPKGWHIPSEKEWNEMIDYADLHNGNEGASASLRARYSWIPNEEYDIKYVDRFGFAGLAAGARAEKEMRDFDCSYHTGNEDNIYCGIGNEAFFWTSTELTDYRNSSEHALYFFLHGLQNGDFRTSDWGEFTKRAALSVRCVE
- a CDS encoding FISUMP domain-containing protein, which gives rise to MKNHSFLFDCMLTIAFCVGLCACGDDNSSSAPEESSSSESSSSSSALVYETPCSVPPVLSLIWPLNDSYIADLDFDFTAKVNTISCDKKIELETGTLYYDESVEGKYRTLGVPASYKEVGSFKVKVVQDTVNSRVWHLSYNLAELDKKFKLADGYYKAVLELYGKPYDVVFLLTRTFDKIAWNLDFTEEHKNVEVFCDGCRFREHIYKMMLMNSKGDTVKQFYKPDTFTPWLLYSVDSLWGVLPEGRYTLRFMAVSGIVAPDTSMYLKLLMTDGADSTIDQKLAWAIDENLNVRKGLIGAVKDTTFVVDHSAPEIVNVPKDYKASIYRVSDKYMTQFKFSFDLIQPVYGAERIAKVYLEAAEYDKDKYETIYSDSVILKSDTTNYLLNVLDTTLKDFDWGDTDYYQIRMRVEDEYQNVNIVELTKLYIGKDSVSDYTLSEFFVPAKIPSKLYDCTKYKCQDVSLLNPDVEYGELLDERDNHVYRTLKLGSQVWMAQNLNYATDSSYCLNNDSLNCDVYGRLYPWHVAVGKTLEECPQDSSACDLSADYIDNKNHVRGICPAGYHMPTDSDYVELERYFAEKYSAEVDGNLIYVAKYLLSPYKWDNMEERGLRKAKRDFTNESGFTVLPSGGAVRDDTGSWIFSVQSWGARYWTSSRNSNYMSCWEGSGIDDYVLLWICDLYGIYSIRCLKD
- a CDS encoding aspartate kinase, producing the protein MSQRIVCKFGGSSVADAGQFKKIKAIVESDKNRKVIVVSAPGKRNPKETKLTDLLYSTYDLASKGLDFSTPWNLIRQRYDEICKDLGLGDKLSEDLDSLEDKLKNHPETISTDFLVSRGEFLCARLMAKYLGANFVDTFPLITFDDKYRITPKTYEDIAKTLSDENQLYVLPGFYGSNLRGEVKTFSRGGSDITGAILANGIDAAKYENWTDVSGMLMADPRIVENPLPIEYVSYREIRELAYSGASVLHDESIAPCRAKKIPINIRNTNRPQDPGTIIGPTPEEAKLPITGVAGRKGFSMIYIEKSMMNKEVGFGRRVLAVLESEGLSYELCPSAIDSMSIVVDSKALDAVQDVVLEDITQQMRPDRIKVFPGIALIATVGHGMTNKIGVAAKLFTALADNKVNVRIIDQGSSQINIITGVDEADTEKAIKAIYGAFVK
- a CDS encoding sigma-54 dependent transcriptional regulator, yielding MNRHESMLRIAASSDISVLLLGESGSGKEVAARFVHAHSKRAGGPFIALNCGAIAKGLTESILEGHRKGAFTGASEERLGVVRSAEHGTLFLDEIGEMPFETQCKLLRILQERSVMPLGSCDPLPVDFRLICATNRNLRAEVHAGRFREDLYFRLNVFPVKIPPLREREDFAAIAQEIWKEIADHNPLNASEITLLSKRKWPGNVRQLKNVLQRYSLLKPYDITLPKLLDEEFFEPIFSSSVAEPTRLYNVKSRRITETPEWELIYSELSKNNGNRSITAQKLGISRGCLNYHIKKHQS
- a CDS encoding PorV/PorQ family protein, whose protein sequence is MNKKILAISLVACSLAFAGEHWNVDAGGVSMKYLSMHASARTAGLSGAGVADAANASEISRNPLAMATVQEAEAGINHVIFPEMTADDFTTAYFALPFEFWKFPLTVSAGFEFLGYDGIEGRDEEGFKTSDYGAYAWSLQAGLGNRSKVFNWALSARLCQQTIDDESALAFLGDIGGAYHVNEYFAFGATLTNFGYMGDYDGESETAPMALQAGITGILPISKLFNLESQWNLHMSADAYRRADMADPEWRFGGELTYAEMLAFRMGYAARPDTEDGISAGLGVAIGMAHFDYAYSPKKAFDGGYHYLTLGIRF
- a CDS encoding glycosyl hydrolase family 5, giving the protein MNRKLFKSLIAASAVAMICACGDDATSNNATDPILDPGAGVDNPYSSGSVTDPSNPGNTQDPGNVQNPTSSAGGTNPNSSAGITDPTSSAGGTNPTDPTNPTSSTGTDPVVSSSSGNTNPELGPDGFPTLESYGAPPAEYTKDISATAKRGWNTRYWDACKPHCSWLKESSNDTTRADTSSNEAFLADFGTARNCNIHDVEVPTFTLGDVSKAWFGYNGTRSACGDEKEKGVFTCTDMAPIAVNDTLSYAYVAGTADSKCGKCYHLQYDGHFANEMENNPPRETHKALKGKHMIVMASNIGMDVAGGNPNLPAGQFDLMVPGGGVGAFDALTTQVKKGSDFNWGAGFGGFLTECQNQLGYDATLVEYQTCIKGMCDAAFGDAGLPNLLRGCHWFADWYMAADNPTYYIEEVECPQYLIDHYMSRYNTSLENNFKKVTDWSTFKEGDVLDTLHCWKAGEAPPENGWQNPSAGCDVE
- a CDS encoding glycosyl hydrolase family 5 — protein: MKQKLFKTMIAAGAVAMICACGDDSASSSPVTPIADNACAKAVVTSTAWIFNTGSADLVIYADGNVTNAAGQPIGYFDAGVIMDLNGAPIATGVDIAALTACEANATVDPQTGTIEKFSSSSVTTNPTDPTDPTNPTSSAGTNPTDPTSSAGGTNPTDPTSSAGGTNPTDPTSSAGIEPVESSSSNAEPAKTTGNPEEDIKLYPVPTLKNILGNGTSGWNTRYWDACKPHCSQTSTDGEEGKPKINTQAEYEASHYTARVCNIHDIEIPTFTYSKGLERYWVGIQNTPNACQEADPASGGGFTCTDMAPVAVNDTLAYAFVAGSDATTSCGKCFHLQYDGSFHDASESNGAKATHKALKGKHIIVMASNIGHDVKPGQFDLMVPGGGPGIFNALQLQITKPGIEWGATYGGFLTYCQNNDKCGYDGSLDCYQTCVKEMCDAAFGDSNYPNLLRGCHWFADWFMAADNPTYQWEEVECPQYLIDKYSTTISTSIETKILFQSDWSKYQGGDFITTDACSKTPNAQGEYCNPEQLAADKAKTY